In the Malania oleifera isolate guangnan ecotype guangnan chromosome 1, ASM2987363v1, whole genome shotgun sequence genome, one interval contains:
- the LOC131150577 gene encoding phosphoenolpyruvate carboxykinase (ATP) 1-like has product MAENGNGNGVNGEMRFGNGGSAGRNGLAKIQTHKKQNEICHDDSAPPVKAQTIDELHSLQKKKSAPTTPIRGGLGQVQGTAFATVSEEERQKQQLQSISASLASLTRETGPKVVKGDPTRKSETPRGTHVTHHHHWTPSFSTSDSALKFTHVLYNLSPAELCEQAIKHEHGSFITSNGALATLSGAKTGRSPRDKRVVRDDNTEDELWWGKGSPNIEMDEHTFLVNRERAVDYLNSLDKVFVNDQFLNWDPLNRVKVRIVSARAYHSLFMHNMCIRPTPEELEDFGTPDFTIYNAGQFPCNRYTHHMTSSTSIDLNLARREMVILGTQYAGEMKKGLFSVMHYLMPKRQILSLHSGCNMGKGGDVALFFGLSGTGKTTLSTDHNRYLIGDDEHCWSENGVSNIEGGCYAKCIDLSREKEPDIWNAIKFGTVLENVVFDEHTREVDYSDKSVTENTRAAYPIEYIPNAKIPCVGPHPKNVILLACDAFGVLPPVSKLNLAQTMYHFISGYTALVAGTEDGVKEPQATFSACFGAAFIMLHPTKYAAMLAAKMQKHGATGWLVNTGWSGGSYGSGSRIKLQYTRKIIDAIHSGSLLEANYKKTEVFGLEIPTAVDGVPSEILDSMNTWSDKKAYKETLLKLAGLFKKNFEGFMNYKIGKDKKLTEEILAAGPIF; this is encoded by the exons ATGGCGGAGAACGGGAACGGTAACGGAGTGAACGGAGAGATGAGGTTTGGGAACGGAGGGAGCGCCGGACGGAACGGGCTGGCGAAGATACAGACGCACAAGAAACAGAACGAGATCTGTCACGACGACAGTGCTCCGCCGGTGAAGGCTCAGACCATCGACGAGCTTCACTCGCTACAGAAGAAGAAGTCTGCCCCTACTACTCCTATCAGAGGAGGTCTGGGTCAGGTGCAGGGCACCGCTTTTGCAACAGTTTCTGAAGAAGAGCGCCAAAAGCAACAGCTGCAGTCCATCAG TGCGTCTTTGGCGTCACTGACGAGGGAAACAGGGCCCAAGGTGGTGAAAGGAGACCCGACCAGAAAGTCGGAAACCCCAAGGGGGACGCACGTTACGCACCATCATCATTGGACGCCATCGTTCAGCACCAGCGACAGCGCTTTGAAGTTCACCCATGTCCTCTACAATCTCTCCCCTGCTG AGTTGTGCGAGCAGGCCATAAAGCACGAGCACGGGTCGTTCATTACATCGAATGGGGCGTTGGCGACGCTGTCCGGAGCCAAAACGGGTCGATCTCCCAGGGATAAACGCGTCGTCAGGGATGACAACACCGAAGACGAGCTCTGGTGGGGAAA GGGCTCACCCAATATTGAAATGGACGAGCACACTTTCTTGGTGAATAGAGAAAGAGCAGTTGACTACTTGAATTCTTTGGACAAG GTGTTTGTGAATGATCAGTTTCTGAACTGGGACCCACTAAACCGAGTTAAAGTCCGAATTGTCTCTGCCAGAGCTTATCATTCCTTGTTCATGCACAACAT GTGTATCCGACCCACTCCTGAAGAGCTGGAGGATTTTGGTACTCCGGACTTCACTATATACAATGCTGGTCAGTTCCCGTGTAATCGTTACACCCACCACATGACATCCTCCACTAGCATAGATCTTAATCTTGCTAGGAGGGAAATGGTCATCCTCGGCACCCAGTACGCCGGGGAAATGAAGAAAGGTCTGTTCAGTGTAATGCATTATCTCATGCCCAAGCGTCAAATCCTCTCCTTACATTCCGGCTGCAATATGGGCAAAGGTGGAGATGTCGCCCTCTTCTTTGGATTGTCAG gtaCTGGCAAGACAACTCTGTCTACAGATCATAATAGGTATTTAATTGGAGATGACGAACACTGTTGGAGCGAAAATGGAGTGTCAAATATAGAAGGTGGTTGCTATGCTAAGTGCATTGATCTCTCTAGGGAGAAGGAGCCTGATATCTGGAATGCCATCAAGTTTGGGACAG TGTTGGAAAATGTGGTGTTTGATGAGCATACACGAGAGGTGGATTATTCAGACAAATCAGTTACGG AGAACACTCGTGCAGCCTACCCCATTGAGTACATCCCTAATGCAAAGATACCATGTGTTGGACCACATCCAAAGAACGTCATACTTCTGGCCTGCGATGCTTTTGGTGTGCTCCCACCTGTGAGCAAGTTGAACCTAGCACAAACAATGTATCATTTCATTAGTGGCTACACTGCTTTG GTGGCTGGCACAGAAGATGGTGTGAAGGAGCCACAGGCGACATTCTCAGCCTGTTTTGGAGCAGCATTTATAATGTTGCATCCTACCAAGTACGCTGCGATGCTTGCTGCAAAGATGCAGAAGCATGGTGCCACCGGATGGCTTGTCAACACTGGCTGGTCAGGTGGAAG TTATGGCTCTGGGAGTCGTATTAAGCTACAATACACTCGAAAAATCATTGACGCCATACATTCGGGCAGCCTCCTAGAGGCAAACTACAAAAAGACTGAAGTGTTTGGGCTGGAGATCCCGACTGCTGTTGACGGTGTGCCTTCTGAAATTCTAGACTCCATGAACACT TGGTCTGATAAGAAGGCTTACAAGGAAACGCTGTTGAAGCTGGCTGGCCTGTTCAAGAAGAACTTCGAGGGCTTCATGAACTATAAGATTGGCAAGGACAAGAAGCTGACAGAGGAGATCCTTGCAGCTGGTCCTATCTTCTGA